A DNA window from Pseudomonas sp. B21-056 contains the following coding sequences:
- the ccmA gene encoding cytochrome c biogenesis heme-transporting ATPase CcmA, translated as MTSPLLQTVGLACERDLRLLFEHFELRLSPGDMVQISGPNGSGKTSLLRLLAGLMQPTAGQVLLNGQPLQDQRSELARNLLWIGHAAGIKDLLTPEENLSWLCALHRPSGREAIWQALAMVGLRGFEDVPCHTLSAGQQRRVALARLYLDSPPLWILDEPFTALDKQGVAQLEEHLARHCEGGGMVLLTTHHTLARMPSGYRNIDLGNWAV; from the coding sequence TTGACCAGTCCTCTCTTGCAAACCGTCGGCCTCGCCTGTGAGCGAGACTTGCGGCTGCTTTTCGAACACTTCGAATTGAGACTCTCGCCCGGCGATATGGTGCAGATCAGTGGCCCCAACGGCAGCGGCAAGACCAGCCTGCTGCGTCTGCTGGCCGGGTTGATGCAGCCGACCGCCGGCCAGGTGCTGCTCAATGGTCAGCCCTTGCAGGACCAGCGCAGCGAACTGGCCCGTAACCTGCTCTGGATCGGCCACGCCGCCGGGATCAAGGATCTGCTGACCCCCGAAGAAAACCTCAGCTGGCTCTGTGCGCTGCATCGGCCCTCCGGTCGTGAGGCGATCTGGCAGGCGTTGGCCATGGTGGGGTTGCGCGGCTTCGAAGACGTGCCGTGCCATACCTTGTCCGCTGGCCAGCAACGCCGCGTGGCCCTGGCCCGGTTGTACCTGGACAGCCCGCCGCTGTGGATTCTCGACGAACCGTTCACCGCCCTGGACAAACAGGGCGTGGCGCAGCTCGAGGAACACCTGGCCCGGCATTGCGAAGGCGGTGGCATGGTGCTCTTGACCACCCACCACACACTGGCCCGGATGCCGTCCGGTTATCGCAATATCGATCTGGGGAACTGGGCCGTATGA
- the ccmE gene encoding cytochrome c maturation protein CcmE, translating into MNPLRKKRLVIILAILVGVGAAVGLALSALRENINLFYTPTQIANGEAPKDTRIRAGGMVEKGSLVRSGDSLDVKFNVTDFNKTVTITYRGILPDLFREGQGIVALGKLNADGVVVADEVLAKHDEKYMPPEVTKALKDSGQSAPAPVKEG; encoded by the coding sequence GTGAATCCGCTGCGCAAAAAACGTCTTGTCATCATCCTGGCGATCCTGGTGGGTGTCGGTGCCGCGGTCGGCCTGGCCTTGAGTGCTTTGCGGGAGAACATCAACCTGTTCTACACCCCGACCCAGATCGCCAATGGCGAAGCGCCCAAGGACACCCGCATCCGCGCCGGTGGCATGGTGGAGAAGGGCTCGCTGGTACGTTCCGGGGATTCGCTGGACGTGAAGTTCAATGTCACCGACTTCAACAAGACCGTGACCATCACCTATCGCGGCATCCTCCCGGACCTGTTCCGCGAAGGGCAGGGCATCGTCGCCCTGGGCAAGCTCAACGCCGATGGCGTGGTGGTGGCCGACGAGGTGCTGGCCAAGCACGACGAAAAATACATGCCGCCGGAAGTGACCAAGGCTCTTAAAGACAGTGGTCAGTCGGCGCCTGCTCCCGTGAAGGAGGGCTGA
- the ccmB gene encoding heme exporter protein CcmB, with translation MSVFGLLLAREARLLFRRPAELANPLVFFAIVIALFPLAVGPETQLLQTLSPGLVWVAALLSVLLSLDGLFRSDFEDGSLEQWVLSSHPLALLVLAKVLAHWVFSGLALVLLSPLLAMMLGLPAACLPVLLASLLLGTPVLSLLGAVGAALTVGLKRGGLLLALLILPLYIPVLILGSGALQAALQGMPATGYLLWLGSLTALAITLTPFAIAAGLKISVGE, from the coding sequence ATGAGTGTGTTTGGCCTGTTGCTCGCCCGCGAAGCGCGTCTGTTGTTCCGCCGTCCCGCCGAACTGGCCAACCCGCTGGTATTCTTCGCGATCGTCATTGCGTTGTTTCCGCTGGCGGTCGGACCGGAGACTCAATTGTTGCAAACCTTGTCGCCAGGGTTGGTCTGGGTGGCGGCACTTTTATCGGTCCTGCTCTCGCTGGACGGGCTTTTCCGCAGTGATTTCGAAGACGGTTCACTGGAACAGTGGGTCCTTTCGTCGCACCCCCTGGCCCTTCTGGTTTTGGCCAAGGTACTGGCACACTGGGTTTTTTCCGGCCTGGCGCTGGTATTGCTCTCGCCGCTGCTGGCGATGATGCTGGGGTTGCCCGCCGCGTGCCTGCCGGTGCTGCTGGCGTCGCTGCTGCTGGGCACCCCGGTACTGAGCCTGCTCGGTGCGGTGGGCGCGGCATTGACGGTAGGGTTGAAGCGCGGCGGCCTGTTGCTGGCGTTGCTGATCCTGCCGCTGTATATCCCGGTGTTGATCCTCGGCAGCGGCGCCTTGCAGGCCGCCTTGCAAGGCATGCCGGCAACCGGTTATCTGCTCTGGCTTGGGAGCCTGACCGCCTTGGCGATAACCCTGACACCCTTTGCAATAGCCGCTGGCCTGAAGATCAGCGTCGGCGAATAA
- a CDS encoding heme ABC transporter permease: MNWTWFHKLGSPKWFYGISGRLLPWLSIAALLLIGIGVVWGLAFAPPDYQQGNSFRIIYIHVPTAMLAQSIYVMLAVCGVVGLVWKMKLADVALQCAAPIGAWMTAVALVTGAIWGKPTWGSWWVWDARLTSMLILLFLYFGLIALGNAISNRESAAKACAVLAIVGVINIPIIKYSVEWWNTLHQGATFTLTEKPAMPVEMWLPLLLTALGFYCFFGAVLLLRMRLEVLKREARASWVQAEVRNSLEAAR; the protein is encoded by the coding sequence ATGAACTGGACCTGGTTTCATAAGCTCGGCTCACCCAAGTGGTTCTACGGCATCAGCGGCAGATTGTTGCCCTGGCTGAGCATCGCCGCACTGCTGCTGATCGGCATCGGCGTGGTCTGGGGCCTGGCCTTCGCGCCGCCGGATTATCAACAGGGCAACAGCTTCCGCATCATCTACATCCATGTGCCCACGGCGATGCTGGCCCAGTCGATCTACGTGATGCTGGCAGTGTGCGGCGTGGTCGGGCTGGTCTGGAAGATGAAGCTGGCCGACGTGGCCCTGCAATGCGCAGCGCCCATCGGCGCCTGGATGACCGCCGTGGCGCTGGTCACCGGGGCGATCTGGGGCAAGCCGACCTGGGGTTCGTGGTGGGTCTGGGATGCCCGACTGACGTCGATGCTGATCCTGCTGTTCCTGTACTTCGGTCTTATTGCGCTGGGCAACGCCATCAGTAATCGTGAGAGCGCCGCCAAGGCCTGCGCGGTGCTGGCGATTGTCGGTGTGATCAATATCCCGATCATCAAGTACTCGGTGGAGTGGTGGAACACCCTGCACCAGGGCGCGACCTTCACCCTTACGGAAAAACCGGCGATGCCGGTGGAGATGTGGCTGCCGCTGCTGCTGACGGCGTTGGGCTTCTACTGTTTCTTCGGTGCGGTGCTGTTGCTGCGCATGCGCCTGGAAGTGCTCAAGCGTGAAGCCCGGGCCAGTTGGGTGCAGGCCGAAGTCCGGAACAGCCTGGAGGCCGCTCGATGA
- a CDS encoding heme lyase CcmF/NrfE family subunit: protein MSTGIFIPELGHLAMILALCLALVQAIVPLLGAWRGDRLWMSLAQPAAWGQFAFMVFAFGCLTYAFMTDDFSVAYVASNSNSALPWYYKFSAVWGAHEGSLLLWALILAGWTFAVSVFSRQLPQVMLARVLAVMGMISTGFLLFLIVTSNPFARILPQMPMDGRDLNPLLQDIGLIVHPPMLYMGYVGFSVAFAFAIAALLGGRLDAAWARWSRPWTIVAWAFLGIGITLGSWWAYYELGWGGWWFWDPVENASFMPWLVGTALIHSLAVTEKRGVFKSWTVLLAIAAFSLSLLGTFLVRSGVLTSVHAFASDPERGVFILMFLLFVVGGSLTLFALRAPVVKSQVGFNLWSRETLLLGNNLVLVVAASMILLGTLYPLVLDALSGAKLSVGPPYFNALFIPLMAILMVVMAVGVLVRWKDTPVKWLLGMLTPVLLGTAALAVVAGIAYGDFNWAVLATFVLAAWVLLAGVRDIFDKTRHKGLIKGLPTLTRSYWGMQVAHLGIAVCALGVVLSSQNSAERDLRLAPGQSMELAGYQFVFEGAKHFEGPNFTSDKGTVRVIRDGQEVAVLHPEKRLYTVQNSVMTEAGIDAGFTRDLYVALGESLGDGAWAVRVHVKPFVRWIWFGGLLTGLGGALAALDRRYRVKVKTRVREALGVTGATA from the coding sequence ATGAGCACTGGCATCTTTATTCCCGAGTTAGGCCACCTGGCGATGATCCTGGCCCTGTGCCTGGCCCTGGTGCAGGCCATTGTGCCGTTGCTCGGCGCCTGGCGCGGCGATCGCCTGTGGATGAGCCTGGCCCAGCCGGCCGCCTGGGGGCAGTTCGCCTTCATGGTGTTCGCCTTCGGTTGCCTGACCTACGCCTTCATGACCGATGATTTCTCCGTGGCCTACGTCGCGAGCAACTCCAACAGCGCCTTGCCCTGGTACTACAAGTTCAGTGCGGTGTGGGGCGCCCATGAAGGTTCGCTGCTGCTCTGGGCGTTGATTCTTGCCGGCTGGACCTTCGCCGTCTCGGTGTTCTCCCGGCAATTGCCCCAGGTGATGCTGGCCCGGGTGCTGGCGGTGATGGGCATGATCAGCACCGGTTTCCTGCTGTTCTTGATCGTCACGTCCAACCCGTTCGCGCGGATCCTGCCGCAGATGCCGATGGATGGTCGCGACCTCAATCCGCTGCTGCAGGACATCGGCCTGATCGTGCACCCGCCGATGCTCTACATGGGCTACGTCGGCTTCTCCGTGGCCTTCGCCTTCGCCATCGCCGCGTTGCTCGGTGGTCGCCTCGATGCCGCCTGGGCTCGCTGGTCGCGGCCATGGACCATCGTCGCCTGGGCGTTCCTGGGCATCGGCATCACCCTCGGTTCGTGGTGGGCCTACTACGAACTCGGCTGGGGCGGCTGGTGGTTCTGGGACCCGGTGGAAAACGCCTCGTTCATGCCGTGGCTGGTGGGCACGGCGCTGATCCACTCCCTGGCGGTCACGGAAAAGCGCGGTGTGTTCAAGAGCTGGACCGTGCTGCTGGCGATTGCAGCGTTCTCGTTGAGCCTGCTGGGAACCTTCCTGGTGCGTTCCGGCGTGCTGACCTCGGTGCATGCCTTCGCCTCGGACCCCGAGCGCGGCGTGTTCATCCTGATGTTCCTGCTGTTCGTGGTCGGCGGTTCGCTGACGCTGTTCGCCCTGCGGGCGCCGGTGGTCAAGAGCCAGGTCGGCTTCAACCTCTGGTCCCGGGAGACGCTGTTGCTGGGCAACAACCTGGTGCTGGTGGTGGCCGCGTCGATGATCCTGCTGGGAACGTTGTACCCGCTGGTGCTCGATGCGCTCTCCGGGGCCAAGCTCTCCGTCGGGCCGCCGTATTTCAATGCGCTGTTCATTCCGCTGATGGCGATCCTGATGGTGGTGATGGCGGTCGGCGTGCTGGTGCGCTGGAAAGACACTCCGGTCAAGTGGTTGCTGGGCATGTTGACGCCGGTGCTGCTGGGCACCGCGGCCCTGGCCGTGGTCGCCGGGATCGCCTATGGCGATTTCAACTGGGCGGTGCTGGCAACCTTCGTGCTGGCGGCCTGGGTGCTGCTGGCCGGTGTACGGGACATCTTCGACAAGACCCGTCACAAAGGCCTGATCAAGGGCCTGCCGACCCTGACCCGCAGCTACTGGGGCATGCAGGTTGCTCACCTGGGCATCGCCGTCTGCGCCCTGGGCGTGGTGCTGTCCAGCCAGAACAGCGCCGAGCGCGACCTGCGCCTGGCACCGGGACAGTCCATGGAACTGGCCGGCTACCAATTCGTGTTCGAAGGCGCCAAACACTTCGAAGGCCCGAACTTCACCTCCGATAAAGGCACGGTGCGGGTGATTCGCGACGGCCAGGAAGTGGCGGTACTGCATCCTGAGAAACGCCTGTACACCGTGCAGAACTCGGTGATGACCGAAGCCGGAATCGACGCCGGTTTCACCCGCGACCTCTATGTGGCACTGGGTGAGTCCCTGGGCGACGGCGCCTGGGCGGTGCGGGTGCACGTCAAGCCGTTCGTGCGCTGGATCTGGTTCGGTGGCCTGCTCACCGGCCTGGGTGGAGCACTGGCGGCACTGGATCGGCGTTATCGGGTCAAGGTGAAAACCCGGGTGCGCGAAGCCCTGGGCGTGACGGGAGCCACTGCATGA
- the ccmD gene encoding heme exporter protein CcmD, with amino-acid sequence MSFASFGDFLAMGHHGLYVWSAYGICLVVLTLNVTVPILARKRYLQQEARRLRRENGQ; translated from the coding sequence ATGAGTTTCGCTTCATTCGGCGATTTCCTCGCCATGGGCCATCATGGCCTGTATGTCTGGTCGGCCTATGGCATCTGCCTGGTGGTGCTGACCCTCAACGTGACGGTGCCGATCCTGGCCCGCAAGCGGTATCTGCAACAAGAGGCGCGTCGTCTGCGCCGGGAGAACGGTCAGTGA